In Miscanthus floridulus cultivar M001 unplaced genomic scaffold, ASM1932011v1 os_1969_1_2, whole genome shotgun sequence, the DNA window aattattttagttatataaaccaacgtttTTCTTTATTTCGTTCTATCTGATTTACTATAtttgaaataggacatcattgtctatctagcaactaattattctagagctacaaaaattatagtgagtacctattattgctaggagcctactgtacatattttagattcaacaatattaccaatttatcatgaaaattcctacaatttatattttacaatattaagtaccttaaattaaatatatagcttccaagaaaattatcaaactatgtgaataaaatatcctaacaggtagatcatgattttagagacTCAACCAAACTGGTTTTACCATTTTTggataactacacaattttatattgattttacaaatttGCCTTATACGCGAATTTAGAAATTGCTTTAGAAAAACAAATGGGCCAGCGATCACCTACCCGGCCTAGTGGCCCAAGGCAGGGATCCGCGCACCCGCGGCCCAGGTGCGGTGGCCGTCCCAGCAGCACGGTTCGGCCCACGGCGCGCACTGGCGCGAGCAGCCCAGCGGAAGCGGCACACGGCTGGCCCAGCGCAAGGCGATCAGCCCAACAGCGCGGCTAGGCAGGGCACGGCAACGGCGCGGGCAGCCAACGTTAGGCTGGCCCAACAAACCGCGCGTGGGGCCACAGGCTGGCCCAAGCGGCGTGGCCCAgttagttttgtctttaaaaccggtgCGACAAAGTACATGTGCACTATGCCGTGGACCGAGTCTGCTGGTCGAGGATCGGTGGAAGTGGGTGCAAGCAGTCCACCGTGGACCCAGTCCATGAGTGAAGAGGTTAGTATTGGTGTATTTCCATTGTATTTCTGGAATTCTTTTTCTACAGGAAAATGGCCATAAATCACGCATGATGTCGGAGTGACATCATCAAGCTAACAAGCCAAAGCTAACAAGCGAGCACAGCCAGCTGCTTGCTCACCGGAGTCGCACgtttgcgtgcgtgcgtgcgtgccagGCAGTAGACTTGACCCGGTGACGGCTGCGGCGCCATGGACATCACGGCGAGAGTTGGCCGGCGCAAACGCGACTCTGAGCCACAGGGCACTACAGACAACGGAACATAGCGCAAAACAGAGAAGAGCTTACCATGAGATGGCTAACGAGGTTGGGTGGCGCAGTGAAAACTTGGGAGGTTCCCGTCCACGTGCACGACGATCACAGTGTCCATGGCGGCGGCATCAGCGATGTTCCCGACCGGCGGAGCCACCCCTAGAAAAACTGTGCAGATGAAATGTGAAGGACATCAAGGAGGACCCGAACAAGGTCAAGATCAAGGATAAAGTGATCAAAGAGGGTGCGACCATGGTGGCGCTCAGTTCGGTGAGCTCGGTGGCCGGCGACGGGTAAGACGGCTTGCATTTGCTCACCGCTCAATGATAACTCGTAGGGCTTGATCTAGAGGCTAGCTAAGGACCCTATGAGCTCGTGGATGCAAGTAATTGGGGGGAGGTGAGTGGCAGCTCGGAGCTCTGCTCAACCATAGCGGCCATGGCGGCGTCCGTAGCCGCGAGCAACAGCGCGAGCGAGATGGGAATGGGGAGGGCGAGGCAGGGGCGGACCTAGTGGGTGGTCAGGGTGGTCCACCGACCACCCTGTGGGCCACCTGTCCACTACACCCTGTGGGCCACCTGACCATACATCATGCTGTACGAGATACAGCTCTTCGCGTGCGCATGACTATGGCTCTTTGTGTGCTCTACGACGACGACTTCTTTGTTGCCTGTTTCATCCGGAGGTGGGTCGGTCATGGGGCCCATGACTATGGCTTGGGCCACGTACATCCGGCCCAAGCAGGCAAGCACGCGCTGCGGCGCTAGACCCAGGCCTCGTCTATGAGACTACGATGATCCAGATTGCTCTTCGCGTGCGCCAGCGCTGGCTCTAGCTCGACTGCTCGGTGCTGTGCCcagcgcgcccgccgccgcccttcCAGCACTCCAGCAGATCATCGCCCGTCGCTTTGCCTGGCCTGGCCATTGCCTACAAGACTGATCGAGTGATCGTTGTGCTTCCTCAGTTCCTCAGGTGATACACCCCGTCCATCCCTGCTTCCTCAGTTCTAGATTTTTTCTTCCGATCGTTAGTTTTGCTAATTGGCGAGTGTTTTTTCCAGAACTCTTGAGTCTTGAATTATGAAAAGAAACGGAGACATTCGATCCCTTTTTCAGAAAGCAGCAAAGAAGGCGGCTGCTATTGACCCACCTCCGGATGTAAATATTGTGGAAGAGCAGAATCAAGAAGAAGATagagtacaagttgaagaaattgCAGATCATTTGCCCTCGCCCCCGCTAGCATCACCGCCACCGCCCACATCAAAGCCGTCGGCATATGACATCAATCGCCTACCATATGATCTAGGTGAAAGGCTGCCCATTGAAGATTATCCtgttaatgatcaagatgcaattCGTAGAGCATATATTACTAAAGGTGCTTGCAAACCTTATATCCATGATTTTCCATACCGAAACATTGGAGGCGTACCTCGTCGATTCAGTATACAATGGTTGCATAATTATGAGTGGCTTGAATATAGTGTCAAGAAGGATTCTGCATTTTgcttcatatgctacttgttcaaGAAGGGCAGTGGGTCAAAAACTTTTATTGTTGATGGATGGAATAATTGGAATATAGGAATCACAGCACTTCTCAAACATTCTGGTTCTAGGACACATAAAGCAGCTCAAGAGAAGTACATTGGTTTTATGAATCCCAAGGTAGCAATTGATTATAACATTGACAAGTGGAGTGAGGAGGAGCTTTGTCTTTACAAGAAAAGATTGACATATTCACTTAGatgtatcaagtttcttttgcatcaaggattggcattccgtggacatgatgaaagtgaagagtcTAGCAACAGAGGCAACTTCATTGAACTTTTAAAGTTTCTTACAGGAAATAGTGAAGAAGTGAACAAGTATGTCTTGAACAATGCACCAGGTAATTGCACTTTGACTAGCCCAAAGATACAAAAGCAAATTATTCACTGTTGTGCcatagaaactagaaagaaaataattgaggaacttggtgatgagccctatgcaattttagctgatgagtctagtgatataatacataaagaacaactagctctttgcttgcgttatgttgataaacttggaaggccatgtgagcactttattggagttgttcatgtagatgatactacctcTTTGTCACTTAAGAAAGCAATTGAAGTTTTACTTGTTAGTAATGGATTGAGTATGCAGCAGATTAGAGATCAAGGTTATGATGGGGCtagcaatatgaaaggagatattaaaggGCTCAAaactttaatcatgcaagaatcaCCTTCCGCTTATTATATTCATTGCTTTGCATATCAACTCTAACTAGTTCTTGTTGCTGTTGCCAAAGGAAATACTGACTGCAAGACTTTTTTTGATCAAGTATCTATCTTGTTGAACATTGTTGGGGTTTCTTGCAAGCGTCATGATATGCTTCGAAATGCTAGGCTTGAGAATGTCAAGAAAGCACTAGAGTGTGGTGAGCTTGAATCAGGGAGTGGATTAAATCAAGAGATGGATTTGCCTAGGCCTGGTGACACTCGGTGGGGCTCTCATTACAAAACTATATGTAGCATCATCACTATATATTCCTCAATTCATGATGTgctcattgaacttggtgctgATAATGCATATAAGGAAGATTGGACAAAGATGCATTTTGTGCTTAGAGCATTTGAAacctttgagtttgttttctttgtgCACTTAATGTATGTTATTCTTGGATATACAAATGAGTTATCTGAGTGCTTGCAAAGAAGGGAtcaagatattcttaatgcaatctcacttgttaatgtggcaaagaGCAGAATGCAGGAGTTGAGGTCTAATGGTTGGGATAATTTTCTTCAGAaggtcacttctttttgtattaaacatggtgttgaagttcCTGCTATGGATGGTGCTTATGTGCCTTATGGAAAATCAGCACGGTATGCTCGTGCCcgaaaccaaacaaatgatgaCCATTGCTTTTACCAGTGGCAACTGCGAGTGTTGTATGTCAGCCTTCAGTCCTTCCAACTCCTTTGCTTCTTTTGATGCACGAAAGGTACGTAGATTGGCTGAATTTTATCCTAAGGACTTCTCCAACAATGATTTGTTAAAACTGGAATTGCAACttgataattatattgatgacatgcgacaagatgctagcttccaaggtctagacaacattgttgatctctcagttaagcttaTTGAAACAAAGAGACACAAAGTGTATGATATGGTGTACTTGCTTCTCAAATTGATATTGCTTTTACCAGTGGCAACTGCgagtgttgaaagggtattttctgcatTGGTTATAGTGAAAACAAAGTCAAGGAATAAGATAGGTGATATTGTTTtggatgattgtctagtcacatttattgagcgggatattttcttCCAAGTTAATGAAGATGATATAATAGAGACATTCATGTCATTGAGAAAGCGGCGGATAAACAAGTAATATTATAAGTCTCTCTCCTATTGTTATATTTCGAAGTATTTGTATTTCATTTGAACAATTTATATTAAGATTTGACGTCATTTTACCAAATTATAATATGGTTTTACCGAATTATAAATGGTTTACCGAATTGTATAAATTTTTTTTGCGGCGCATACCCTATGCAAAAATCTTGGGTCCGCCACTGGGGCGAGGTGTTCCACTTAAGCACGGCAAGGCGCGGGCAGCACAGTCAAGGGAGCAGCGCGCGACAAGGACGCGATATGCAGCAGCGCGGGACCAGGCGCAGCGAACGGATGGCGCGACGCACTTGAACTCGAAACAGTCAACCCGAGCCGAGGCAAGCGAGGCAGGGACGCGTCGCATCGTCACTGCGACTAGGGCCGGACGACCATGATGTGTGGGTAGCAGCAAGGCGACGGACGTGGCACGGGCAGCAGCACGAGGCCAGCACGGATGGGCAGCAAGCACAGCAGTGTGAGAGAAAACAAGCAAAACCATACATGATGGCAGCAGCGAGGACGAGAGTGGGCCAACGAGGAAGCAACGTGAGAGAGTAAAGAGACAGACAAAGACAAGCCACATCAGGCAAGCAGAGGCAGCACCTGTCGGAGGCAGTCCAAAGCAAGGAGGAACGGGCGATGGCTCGGCTGCTGGTGCTATAATAAAATGCGCTAGCTGCTGGTGCTCCCATTAAAATACTTGGACATGGCCACACTGGTACTGCATGTCATTGTAAGATAGAAAATACGCATAGGGACACTAGTAccattgtttttttatatatttcttttagaGTTATCGTCGTAacgtgtctctctctctctctctctatatatatatatgcggaaAATTTCAACAAAgttcgaatttaaatttgattcaacaGCTATATacatgtatatcgttctatttattaatggattttattttattttataaaagttgcttttcatggtTCATCTAATAGAACAACCAGTTCGCTATCGATTGGTCAGAATCGTCGTTCGATATTCctgaatatctttacgcactgagtaatctAACTTGGGTGTTGATTcgagtccgcgaaactaagtcacacaagattcgcttatcgcctcaagtacgttttaaatttaaaacccaagaattcgtttcgaaaatttttcttaggcctaaatcgcggcacTAAACAAACTCgtaacaccgggggtgttacacCCACCGCCGGGGCCTGGCCACGCCGATGCACCGGAGGCCGACCGATGCGGCCGCAGATCTGGAGAGAGCgaaagggagaggaagagagagaggcacCGCTGGGCTGCCTGCGCTGCCGCCTCGTCCTATCCGCCTGGATGCGCCGccgcgtggagagagagagagagaggcaaagagagaggaggtcgagagcagagagagagagagggaggaaggaggcaGAGGGGGAAAAACTCACTCGCGGCTCACATATGCACGCGCTATAAACAACCAAGTGTCAGCAGTACATCCGCACACACAAACAGATAGTttatgcatgcatgcaaagcaaGCAAGGCCCCAGTAGTATGCACGCACGCGTACTCGCATGCGCGCCGACTACTATGCTAATTAGGCACCGGCCATGCATGCCGAGAATCCACCGTCCCCTGCTACGCGCCATCATCTATTTGCATGCTGCGTACAATTGT includes these proteins:
- the LOC136534473 gene encoding uncharacterized protein translates to MVALSSKAAKKAAAIDPPPDVNIVEEQNQEEDRVQVEEIADHLPSPPLASPPPPTSKPSAYDINRLPYDLGERLPIEDYPVNDQDAIRRAYITKGACKPYIHDFPYRNIGGVPRRFSIQWLHNYEWLEYSVKKDSAFCFICYLFKKGSGSKTFIVDGWNNWNIGITALLKHSGSRTHKAAQEKYIGFMNPKVAIDYNIDKWSEEELCLYKKRLTYSLRCIKFLLHQGLAFRGHDESEESSNRGNFIELLKFLTGNSEEVNKYVLNNAPDDTTSLSLKKAIEVLLVSNGLSMQQIRDQVLVAVAKGNTDCKTFFDQVSILLNIVGVSCKRHDMLRNARLENVKKALECGELESGSGLNQEMDLPRPGDTRWGSHYKTICSIITIYSSIHDVLIELGADNAYKEDWTKMHFVLRAFETFEFVFFVHLMYVILGYTNELSECLQRRDQDILNAISLVNVAKSRMQELRSNGWDNFLQKVTSFCIKHGVEVPAMDGAYVPYGKSARGNCECCMSAFSPSNSFASFDARKVRRLAEFYPKDFSNNDLLKLELQLDNYIDDMRQDASFQGLDNIVDLSVKLIETKRHKVYDMVYLLLKLILLLPVATASVERVFSALVIVKTKSRNKIGDIVLDDCLVTFIERDIFFQVNEDDIIETFMSLRKRRINKESGREAPRPRQDGARAAGQDLATVIDEKVLDDCLNEISRTLLQADVQFKMVRDMQANIKRIINLEALAAGTNKRRIMQQAVFTELCNMLDPRKPSFTPKTGKPSVVMFVGLQ